In Uranotaenia lowii strain MFRU-FL chromosome 2, ASM2978415v1, whole genome shotgun sequence, one genomic interval encodes:
- the LOC129747381 gene encoding uncharacterized protein LOC129747381, with protein sequence MSKVQALIIGKVIELQKIEQNLKKSINHYISKATLDKHLTNASRLFDEIDALLLANQDKIPDPDFFTYLKQARNSLGYVKENFRIKSIKTNTTMPEVTAPFDLKMATALVQPYDGSPVGLDAFVDSVNLLAELTITPAHIIIAVKFVKLRLNASNKICSFLVDTGADISILKFGAINPNWTYNPDNRCSIRGITTEEKVSYGTINCLIDTENYALESSFHLVGNDFPIPTDGILGRDFLARYKCEINYDSWMLTVYYNSACIQLPIYDNLNGPFVIPARSEVIRQLSSLNIDSDIVVESAQIQPGVFYASTIVNKLL encoded by the coding sequence atgtcaAAAGTCCAAGCTTTAATTATTGGAAAAGTTATAGAATTgcaaaaaatagaacaaaatcttaaaaaatcaattaatcacTATATATCAAAGGCTACTCTAGATAAGCATTTGACAAATGCATCTCGACTGTTCGACGAAATTGATGCACTTCTCTTAGCAAATCAAGATAAAATTCCAGACCCAGATTTTTTTACATACTTGAAGCAAGCCAGGAATTCACTAGGCTACGtgaaagaaaatttcagaataaaaagcATTAAAACAAATACGACAATGCCTGAAGTAACAGCaccttttgatttaaaaatggcGACCGCCCTGGTACAACCTTATGATGGTTCACCAGTAGGTCTAGACGCATTTGTGGATTCAGTTAATCTACTAGCAGAACTGACCATAACTCCGGCACACATAATTATTGccgtgaaatttgtaaaattaagaCTTAAtgcatcaaataaaatttgttcgTTCTTGGTTGACACTGGAGCGGACATTTCTATTCTGAAATTTGGAGCAATTAATCCTAACTGGACTTATAACCCCGACAATCGTTGTTCTATTCGAGGAATAACGACTGAGGAAAAAGTAAGTTATGGCACAATTAATTGTTTAATCGACACTGAAAACTATGCTCTTGAAAGCAGTTTTCATCTTGTTGGAAATGATTTCCCTATACCAACTGATGGTATTTTGGGAAGAGATTTCCTTGCTAGGTATAAATGTGAAATTAATTACGACTCATGGATGTTGACTGTATATTATAACAGTGCATGTATCCAATTACCTATATATGACAACCTGAATGGACCATTTGTCATCCCAGCCAGATCGGAAGTCATTCGACAACTATCAAGTTTAAATATCGATTCCGACATAGTAGTTGAATCGGCACAGATTCAACCTGGTGTATTCTATGCCAGCACCATTGTAAATAAACTATTATAG
- the LOC129749758 gene encoding uncharacterized protein LOC129749758: MHSAFFIGAVLLLGGSVFANLYDLSGYDGFHRPTTPRPGNNGTNNTQSRCTGMSTGTLLPSLNNCSFFVTCQNNTEVELECRPNGTYFDYQRLACDHREFVTCFKPDRCAAQPDGLIPSEDCSKFHICRGGAKIEEVTCVSRGTLFDYIREVCDHPSNVVCWGSSQNLCEGKPDGTPVPEEDCSYFSECLNGEPGEPIRCQPEGTIFDYQREVCDFVGEEVCWTGNGNGSGNSTTEAPGTTVMPTRPPNSNLPPGVCNGVGVGALPYPQDCTMFIACILGQPTLQPCPPGQIFLPNISQCGEGNSGTCRANPRG; the protein is encoded by the coding sequence ATGCACAGTGCTTTTTTCATTGGAGCGGTCCTCCTGTTGGGGGGATCCGTTTTCGCGAATTTATACGACCTTAGTGGGTACGACGGTTTCCATCGTCCAACAACTCCACGTCCCGGAAATAATGGTACAAATAATACGCAAAGCAGATGTACGGGCATGAGCACTGGAACTTTACTTCCTTCCCTGAACAATTGTTCATTTTTCGTAACCTGCCAGAACAACACCGAAGTGGAATTGGAATGCAGACCGAATGGAACTTATTTCGATTATCAACGTCTTGCTTGCGATCACCGGGAGTTTGTAACGTGCTTCAAACCAGATCGATGTGCCGCACAACCGGACGGTCTGATCCCATCCGAGGACTGCAGCAAGTTCCACATTTGCCGAGGTGGAGCAAAAATTGAGGAAGTAACATGTGTTTCAAGAGGAACGCTCTTCGACTACATTCGAGAAGTTTGCGACCATCCATCCAACGTTGTTTGTTGGGGATCGTCTCAGAACCTGTGTGAAGGAAAACCCGATGGTACCCCGGTTCCGGAAGAGgattgttcatatttttcagaatgCCTCAACGGTGAACCTGGAGAACCAATTCGCTGCCAACCAGAAGGAACAATCTTCGACTATCAACGAGAAGTTTGTGATTTTGTTGGAGAGGAGGTCTGCTGGACTGGTAATGGCAATGGAAGTGGCAACTCCACAACTGAAGCCCCAGGCACTACCGTAATGCCAACACGTCCTCCCAATTCCAACTTGCCTCCTGGCGTTTGCAATGGCGTAGGAGTTGGAGCATTGCCTTATCCTCAAGACTGCACCATGTTCATCGCTTGTATTCTCGGTCAACCAACTCTTCAACCATGTCCACCGGGACAAATATTTTTGCCAAACATCTCCCAATGTGGTGAAGGAAATAGCGGAACATGTCGTGCCAATCCACGCggctaa
- the LOC129745998 gene encoding uncharacterized protein LOC129745998 → MQSALFIGLTLLLGGSVFANLFNTSVYDGFHRPDRNNTQNNTQSRCTGQADGTLFPSLNNCSFFVSCLNSTEVELECRPSGTLFDYERQVCDYEEFVTCFSPDRCAAEPDGLIPSEDCSKFHICRGGAKVEEVTCVPSGTLFDYIRGVCDHPSNVVCWGSSQNLCEGKPDGAPVPDKDCSYFSECLNGEAGEPIRCQPEGTVFDYQREVCDFVGEDVCWTGGNIGGGNSTTEAPGTTVAPTRPPSPELPPGTCNGIQVGSLPYPNDCTMFIACILGQPLLQPCPPGQIYIESIAQCGKGDINTCEADPRWLEEFYKQQGRYPVINNY, encoded by the coding sequence atgcaAAGTGCTCTGTTTATTGGACTGACCCTCCTACTGGGAGGATCAGTTTTCGCAAATTTGTTCAACACATCCGTTTACGATGGATTCCACCGACCGGACAGGAACAACACACAAAACAATACCCAGAGCAGATGTACAGGACAGGCCGATGGTACTCTATTTCCCTCTTTGAACAACTGTTCCTTCTTCGTAAGTTGCCTGAATAGTACCGAAGTTGAATTGGAATGCAGACCATCTGGAACACTCTTCGATTACGAGCGTCAAGTTTGTGATTATGAAGAATTTGTAACTTGCTTCAGTCCGGATCGGTGTGCCGCCGAACCAGATGGTCTGATCCCATCTGAGGACTGCAGCAAATTCCACATTTGCCGAGGTGGAGCAAAGGTCGAAGAAGTAACCTGTGTGCCGTCGGGAACTCTGTTCGATTACATTCGAGGAGTTTGTGACCACCCATCTAACGTTGTTTGTTGGGGATCGTCTCAAAACCTGTGTGAAGGAAAACCTGACGGAGCCCCAGTGCCAGATAAGGATTGTTCATATTTTTCGGAATGCCTCAATGGAGAAGCTGGAGAACCCATTCGCTGCCAACCAGAGGGAACGGTCTTTGACTATCAGCGAGAGGTTTGTGATTTTGTTGGAGAAGATGTTTGCTGGACTGGTGGAAACATTGGTGGTGGTAACTCGACAACTGAAGCTCCAGGCACAACCGTTGCCCCGACACGTCCTCCATCTCCCGAACTGCCTCCTGGCACCTGTAACGGCATCCAAGTTGGATCGCTGCCATATCCCAACGATTGCACCATGTTTATCGCCTGCATTCTGGGCCAACCCCTCCTTCAACCTTGTCCACCTGGACAAATTTACATCGAAAGCATCGCACAGTGTGGCAAAGGAGATATCAATACCTGCGAGGCTGATCCCCGTTGGCTGGAAGAGTTCTACAAACAGCAAGGCCGGTATCCGGTAATCAACAACTACTGA